The stretch of DNA GCGGCGACTTCGTGGGCGACGGCCACGGCGACGCCAGCGACTGCCACGGGCACGGCTCGCACGTGGCGGGCACCGTGGGCGGCACCTACTCGGGCGTGGCCAAGGGCGTCACCATCTGGATGGGCCGCGTGGTGAACTGCTCGGGCGGCGGCAACGCCTCCATGGTGGTCGCCGGGATGGACTGGATCGCGCGCAACGGCCTGAAGCCGGGCGTGGTGAACATGAGCCTGGGCTACGGCAACGTGACCTCGGTGCGCGACGCCGCCGAGCGCCTGGTGGCGGCGGGCTTCACGGTGGCGGTGGCCGCCGGCAACGGCAACTTCGCGGGCGTGCCGCTCGACGCCTGCACCGAGAGCCCGGCCAACGCGCCGAACGTGCTGACCACGGGCGCCACCGACCAGACCGACAAGGAAGCCTCGTTCTCCAACTACGGCACCTGCGTCGACATCCTGGCGCCGGGCGTGGCCATCTACTCGTCGGACTATCTGGTCACCAACCAGGTCGTCACCAAGAGCGGCACCTCGATGGCCTCGCCGCACGTGGCCGGCGTGGCCGCGCTGTACCTGTCGGCCAACCCGACCGCCACCCCGGCGCAGGTGACGGCCGCCATCAAGAACAACGCGAAGCTCAACACCATCACGCTGCACAGCAAGAGCAAGCGCTACGGCACGCCCAACCGGTTCCTGTTCACGAACTACTGAGCCGGAGAGGGTACGGGGTACGAAGTACGGAAGTACGAGAGTACGGAAGTACGAGAGTACGGAAGTACGAAAGTATGGCGGATGCGAGTGGGCGCGGGGGATCTCTCCTCCGCGCCCACTCGCTTTGGGTCCGCCCCCACCCGCCGCCTGCCCGTGCGCGGTTCGCGGGGGCACTGCCCTGCCGTCCGGTGCAACTGCACCGACATGGTGCAGTGCGGGACGTCCCGCGGGCTGGTGCACCGGAGCGGTGCACCAGATCGGTGCGGCTGCACCAACAATTGCTGTGGGGAAATGCACTACAGCCGTTCGTAAACTGCCTTACACAAACAACTTAACTGATGTAAAAAGTTTGGCGCACTCCCTGCTTTCCCCCGGCGCCAGATCCCACCCGGTCCCGCCGAGCCACGCTGCCACGGACGAGAGATCGACATCCGGATCGCCCCGCCCACCCCGGGCGGTGCACGCGTTTCTTACCGCCCTAGGAGTGCCCGATGAAGCGCCGTCTCACCCTGATGGTCCCGCTCCTGGCCCTCGCGGCCGCCTGCTCCGACCAGAGCCAGAGCCCCGTCGCGCCGCTGCAGGCGCCGGCCGCCGCCGCCGGCAAGTACATCGTCGTCTTCAAGGGCGGCAGCATGGGCGCGCGCCGCTCCGTCGTCGGCGCCATCCGCGACTTCACCACCGAGGCGGGCATCCGGCCCACCCACGTGTACGGCGCGGTCCTCGACGGCTTCGCCGCCGAGCTGACGCCCGAGCAGGTGTCGGCGCTGCGCAGCGACCCGCGCGTGGCGTACGTCGAGCCCGACGCCGAGGTGCGGCTCTTCACCACCCAGACCGCCAACCTCTTCTCGTGGGGCCTGGACCGCATCGACGACGCGGACCTCCCGCTGGACCAGAGCTACACCTACACCGCCAGCGGCGCGGGCGTGAACGCCTACATCCTGGACAGCGGCATCAACCTGAACCACGTGGACCTGGTGGGGCACTCCAACTACATCCCCAACGGCAACGGCGGTGACTTCGTGAACGACGGCCGCGGCGACGCCAGCGACTGCCACGGCCACGGCACGCACGTGGCGGGCACCGTGGGCGGCCTCTACTCGGGCGTGGCCAAGGGCGCCACCATCTGGATGGGCCGCGTGGTGAACTGCTCGGGCGGCGGCACCGCCTCGATGGTGATCGACGGGATGAACTGGATCGCCGCCAACGGCCAGAAGCCGGGCGTGGTGAACATGAGCCTGGGCTACGGCAACGTGCAGGCGGTGGCCGACGCGGCCACCAACCTGGTGGCGGCGGGCTTCACCGTGGCCGTGGCGGCCGGCAACGGCAACTTCGCCGGCCAGCCGATCGACGCCTGC from Longimicrobium sp. encodes:
- a CDS encoding S8 family peptidase; the protein is MKRRLALLLPFLAVAAACSDQTQSPVAPLQAPEAAAAGKYIVVFKGGSLAPRRSVVGAIRDYATEAGLQPSHVFGTVLEGFAAELTAGQVSALRGDPRVAYVEPDAEVRLFTTQANPISWGLDRIDNTDLPLNQAYTYTATGAGVNAYILDSGINLNHLDYVGRANYIPNGSGGDFVGDGHGDASDCHGHGSHVAGTVGGTYSGVAKGVTIWMGRVVNCSGGGNASMVVAGMDWIARNGLKPGVVNMSLGYGNVTSVRDAAERLVAAGFTVAVAAGNGNFAGVPLDACTESPANAPNVLTTGATDQTDKEASFSNYGTCVDILAPGVAIYSSDYLVTNQVVTKSGTSMASPHVAGVAALYLSANPTATPAQVTAAIKNNAKLNTITLHSKSKRYGTPNRFLFTNY
- a CDS encoding S8 family peptidase, with the protein product MKRRLTLMVPLLALAAACSDQSQSPVAPLQAPAAAAGKYIVVFKGGSMGARRSVVGAIRDFTTEAGIRPTHVYGAVLDGFAAELTPEQVSALRSDPRVAYVEPDAEVRLFTTQTANLFSWGLDRIDDADLPLDQSYTYTASGAGVNAYILDSGINLNHVDLVGHSNYIPNGNGGDFVNDGRGDASDCHGHGTHVAGTVGGLYSGVAKGATIWMGRVVNCSGGGTASMVIDGMNWIAANGQKPGVVNMSLGYGNVQAVADAATNLVAAGFTVAVAAGNGNFAGQPIDACTEAPAKAPNVITVGSTTSSDAESSFSNYGTCVDILAPGSAIYSSDYSNVNQVVTKSGTSMASPHVAGVAALYLSTNTTATPAQVTAAIKGIAKSGTITLHRSSKRYGTPNLFLFTNF